The following are from one region of the Phycisphaeraceae bacterium genome:
- a CDS encoding pyridoxal-phosphate dependent enzyme has translation MDVKGSILEAIGNTPLVRLNRVVEPGWAEVLVKCEFMNPAGSIKDRMAAYIIERAAEEGLLRPGGTIVENTSGNTGMGAAMTAAAKGYRCVFTMPDKMSQEKIDGLRAFGAEVIITPTDVPGDSPDHYVNVAKRVASETPGSFYMDQYHSQWNIEAHEKLTGPEIWRQTDGGKIDAVVVGTGTGGTASGIGRFFKKQGSKTKIIGVDPLGSVHYNIFKTGEPSTPYVYKVEGLGEDIVCRAFDPSVIDEMYQVSDYECFTTARRLTREEGLFCGGSSGGMAHIALRLAREWGAGKTIVAILPDSGTRYVTKYLNDEWMKMHGFMEPERGLGSIGELIAGRGAVVTVAHDDSIGQAVRVMRDKGISQVPVVEASGKPVGMVHEVDILRGLQAGKVTGDSPVSAIETKIGGLVYPQARVEELFGVFAADQAAIVIEDGKIVAVLTEIDLIEHLARKQKR, from the coding sequence GTGGATGTGAAAGGCAGTATTCTCGAAGCGATCGGCAACACGCCTCTGGTGCGGCTCAATCGGGTTGTTGAGCCGGGGTGGGCGGAGGTGCTGGTCAAGTGCGAGTTCATGAACCCGGCGGGTTCGATCAAGGACCGCATGGCGGCGTACATCATCGAGCGGGCGGCTGAGGAAGGGCTGCTGCGGCCAGGCGGGACGATCGTGGAGAACACGAGCGGGAATACGGGGATGGGTGCGGCGATGACGGCGGCGGCCAAGGGGTATCGGTGCGTGTTCACGATGCCTGACAAGATGAGCCAGGAGAAGATTGACGGGTTGCGGGCGTTCGGGGCGGAGGTGATCATCACGCCTACGGATGTGCCGGGGGACTCGCCGGACCATTATGTGAATGTGGCCAAGCGTGTGGCGTCCGAGACGCCGGGGTCGTTCTACATGGATCAGTATCACAGCCAGTGGAACATCGAGGCGCACGAGAAGTTGACGGGGCCTGAGATCTGGCGGCAGACCGATGGCGGGAAGATCGACGCGGTGGTGGTGGGGACGGGCACGGGCGGCACGGCGAGCGGGATCGGCCGGTTTTTCAAGAAGCAGGGCTCGAAGACGAAGATCATCGGGGTCGATCCGCTGGGGAGCGTGCATTATAACATTTTCAAGACGGGCGAGCCGAGCACGCCTTATGTGTACAAGGTGGAGGGGCTGGGCGAGGATATTGTGTGCCGTGCGTTCGATCCGAGCGTGATCGATGAGATGTATCAGGTGTCGGATTATGAGTGTTTCACGACGGCGCGGCGGTTGACGCGGGAAGAGGGATTGTTCTGCGGCGGATCATCGGGCGGGATGGCGCACATTGCGCTCAGGCTGGCGCGCGAATGGGGCGCGGGCAAGACGATCGTGGCGATTCTGCCGGACTCGGGCACGCGGTATGTGACGAAGTATCTGAATGACGAGTGGATGAAGATGCACGGCTTTATGGAGCCGGAGCGCGGGCTGGGGAGCATTGGCGAACTGATCGCGGGGCGCGGTGCGGTCGTGACGGTGGCGCATGACGACTCGATCGGGCAGGCGGTGCGCGTGATGCGCGACAAGGGCATTTCGCAGGTGCCGGTGGTCGAAGCGAGCGGGAAGCCCGTGGGCATGGTACACGAGGTTGATATTTTGAGGGGTTTGCAGGCTGGGAAGGTGACGGGCGATTCGCCGGTGAGCGCGATCGAGACGAAGATCGGGGGGCTGGTGTATCCGCAGGCGCGCGTCGAGGAGTTGTTTGGCGTCTTTGCTGCGGATCAGGCGGCGATCGTGATCGAGGATGGAAAGATCGTGGCGGTGCTGACCGAGATTGACCTGATCGAACATTTGGCCAGGAAGCAGAAACGGTGA
- the surE gene encoding 5'/3'-nucleotidase SurE — MRLLLTNDDGIRAPGLLALYRAIKPIASDILIVAPLTVQSATSHGVTFHQPLMTEPVEVDGAIGIAVDGRPADCVKLALANLWPQRMGGQPDLVVSGMNAGANVGINVIYSGTVAAAIEAAFLGVPSIAVSMHLGRGRPLYDIAATHAATAIKRLIAQGLPSPHACLSINIPRCESSPAEAQLPAASSPSTSPPASTRPLRPLPNLPPIDNPAAPLPIVVCPMNVHGLADRFEERAAPSGQTYYWSAASGFDFHNTDPGSDVDLLMKRCITVTPLHYDLTDRSQLDHWATRLSTET; from the coding sequence ATGCGCCTCCTTCTGACCAATGACGACGGCATCCGCGCCCCGGGCCTCCTCGCCCTCTACCGCGCCATCAAACCCATCGCCTCCGACATCCTCATCGTCGCCCCACTCACCGTGCAATCCGCCACCAGCCATGGCGTCACCTTCCACCAACCCCTCATGACCGAACCCGTCGAAGTCGATGGCGCCATCGGCATCGCCGTCGATGGACGACCCGCAGACTGCGTCAAACTCGCGCTCGCAAACCTCTGGCCACAACGCATGGGCGGCCAGCCCGACCTCGTCGTCAGCGGCATGAACGCCGGTGCCAACGTCGGCATCAACGTCATCTACTCCGGCACCGTCGCCGCCGCCATCGAAGCCGCATTCCTCGGCGTCCCCTCAATCGCCGTCAGCATGCACCTCGGCCGAGGACGCCCCCTCTACGACATCGCCGCAACACACGCCGCAACCGCCATCAAACGCCTCATCGCCCAAGGCCTCCCCTCGCCCCACGCCTGCCTCAGCATCAACATCCCCCGCTGCGAATCCTCACCCGCCGAAGCACAACTCCCCGCTGCATCTTCCCCCTCAACCTCGCCACCCGCATCCACACGCCCCCTGCGCCCCCTGCCAAACCTCCCGCCGATCGACAACCCCGCCGCACCCCTCCCCATCGTCGTCTGCCCCATGAATGTCCATGGCCTGGCCGACCGATTCGAAGAACGCGCTGCCCCCAGTGGCCAAACCTATTACTGGTCCGCCGCCAGCGGCTTCGACTTCCACAACACCGATCCCGGCAGCGATGTCGATCTGCTCATGAAACGCTGCATCACCGTCACCCCCCTCCACTACGACCTCACCGATCGCTCCCAACTCGACCACTGGGCAACCCGCCTCTCCACAGAAACCTGA
- a CDS encoding DUF721 domain-containing protein: MERPGDMRGLEARLARVRDIRASPGDRAEALGGEIEHVSKDVLKRARGNVEIAEVWRQIVPAEIAEHAWPVGLSRGTLTIAARGAAWRSRVDQWLRGGGQREFVARVRVGVKKVKVVDSSGVGQ, from the coding sequence ATGGAGAGGCCTGGGGACATGCGGGGGCTTGAGGCGAGGCTTGCGCGGGTGCGGGACATTCGGGCGTCGCCTGGGGATCGGGCGGAGGCGCTTGGTGGGGAGATCGAGCATGTGAGCAAGGATGTGCTCAAGCGTGCGCGGGGTAACGTGGAGATTGCGGAAGTGTGGCGGCAGATTGTGCCGGCTGAGATCGCGGAGCATGCGTGGCCGGTGGGGTTGAGCCGCGGGACGTTGACGATCGCGGCGCGCGGGGCGGCGTGGCGGTCGCGCGTGGATCAGTGGCTGCGCGGCGGCGGGCAGCGGGAGTTTGTGGCGAGGGTGAGGGTGGGGGTGAAGAAGGTGAAGGTGGTTGATAGTTCGGGAGTTGGGCAGTAG